One Triticum dicoccoides isolate Atlit2015 ecotype Zavitan chromosome 4B, WEW_v2.0, whole genome shotgun sequence genomic window carries:
- the LOC119293424 gene encoding uncharacterized protein LOC119293424, translating to MAPPQEGEQCGRPASSVLIWVVTVLLLLAVLGGGGCLVAYVLLPPSEAPGWIPCVGLGLVALPWAFWLATVAYRCITARSADRAVAPAAAGS from the coding sequence ATGGCGCCGCCCCAGGAGGGGGAGCAGTGCGGGCGGCCGGCCAGCAGCGTGTTGATCTGGGTGGTGACGGTGCTGCTGCTCCTCGCCgtgctcggcggcggcgggtgcctCGTGGCCTACGTCCTGCTGCCGCCGAGCGAGGCGCCCGGATGGATCCCCTGCGTCGGCCTGGGCCTCGTGGCGCTCCCCTGGGCGTTCTGGCTCGCCACCGTCGCCTACCGGTGCATCACGGCGCGCTCGGCCGACCGCGCCGTGGCGCCCGCGGCCGCCGGCAGCTAA
- the LOC119295304 gene encoding LRR receptor-like serine/threonine-protein kinase RCH1, which yields MEKSRYGSYSHHGLLLALLFFLLFDLPMARVQPLRLNKAQESTMRNLSSMVSAMAPWSHWDTTDPNPCLWSGVTCSVPSNCPGSSAVVHHLSMSRFGLSNSTVIACLCSLDTLESLDLSKNRFTDLPRQLSSCPLGARLRTLNLSYSQLPGPLGDFTGFRKLEVLDFSFSLLSGNVDEQLSSLPRLRSLNLSNNTLGGSLPTIMVHSLKELVLSSNSFSGLIPSEITMNTEMLDLSYNKLSGEIPSDLFLAAGLHTVDLTGNRLEGHIPRGFSRSLYRLCLGGNLLSGSIPGSIGDASSLSYLELNNNYLVGGIPRHVGRCSKLALLNLASNQLNGAVPTEIGKLDSLSVLKLQINNFDGHIPRTLVNLVNLNLLNLSQNSFTGEIPHEIFQLPRLSNINLQGNKITGVIPTSISSPQSLIELHLGDNELTGVIPTMPTSLSALLNLSHNHLSGSIPSNIGVLKDLEILDLSYNDLSGPIPSSLEGLQSLTQLVLSYNQLSGSLPAFRSSVAVDSTGNPDLLNSTANASDVMTSTEDHSSAIWIAAVSFVVGFVISFYGDGIRNGWLTG from the coding sequence ATGGAGAAGAGCAGGTATGGCTCATATTCTCACCATGGGTTATTGCTAGCGCtgctgtttttcttgctgtttgatttGCCCATGGCCCGTGTGCAACCTCTGCGGCTAAACAAAGCACAGGAAAGCACCATGAGAAACCTTTCAAGCATGGTCTCCGCCATGGCTCCGTGGAGCCACTGGGACACAACCGACCCGAACCCGTGCCTGTGGAGTGGGGTCACTTGCTCTGTGCCGTCTAACTGCCCTGGTTCATCTGCAGTTGTGCACCACCTCTCCATGTCTCGCTTTGGCCTCTCCAACTCCACCGTAATTGCCTGCTTATGCTCCCTTGATACCTTGGAATCTCTGGATCTCTCAAAAAACAGGTTCACCGATCTGCCACGGCAGCTCTCCTCATGCCCCCTGGGTGCTAGATTGCGCACGCTCAATTTGAGCTACTCTCAGTTGCCTGGACCGCTCGGCGACTTCACTGGTTTCCGCAAACTGGAGGTTCTTGATTTCTCCTTCAGTTTGCTGAGTGGAAATGTAGACGAACAGTTGAGTTCTTTGCCCAGATTAAGAAGCTTGAACCTTAGTAACAATACACTTGGTGGTAGCCTCCCAACAATTATGGTCCACTCTTTGAAGGAACTGGTGTTATCTAGCAACAGCTTCAGTGGCTTGATACCTAGTGAAATCACCATGAATACCGAGATGTTGGATTTGAGTTACAATAAGCTTAGTGGTGAGATACCTTCTGATCTGTTCTTGGCTGCTGGTTTGCATACCGTTGATCTCACCGGCAACAGGCTTGAAGGGCACATCCCGCGAGGATTCTCTCGCAGCCTCTATCGCCTTTGTCTCGGAGGGAACTTGCTCAGTGGCAGCATCCCAGGCTCGATTGGTGATGCCTCAAGCTTGTCTTATCTTGAGCTGAACAATAACTACTTGGTGGGAGGCATACCCCGGCATGTTGGCAGATGCAGTAAGTTGGCTCTCTTGAATCTGGCAAGCAACCAGTTGAATGGTGCAGTGCCCACTGAGATCGGCAAACTTGATAGCCTGTCTGTTCTGAAACTCCAAATAAACAATTTTGATGGACATATACCAAGAACACTTGTCAATCTGGTGAACTTGAATCTACTGAACCTTAGCCAAAACTCATTTACTGGAGAGATACCACATGAAATTTTCCAGCTACCACGGCTTTCAAACATAAATTTGCAAGGCAACAAGATCACTGGCGTCATTCCAACTTCAATCAGTTCACCGCAATCTCTTATTGAGCTTCATCTCGGGGATAATGAGCTCACTGGTGTCATCCCCACAATGCCGACCAGCTTGAGTGCACTTCTGAATCTAAGTCACAACCATCTCAGTGGGTCTATTCCTTCAAATATTGGTGTTTTGAAGGACCTGGAGATCCTTGATCTTTCCTACAACGACTTGTCTGGCCCGATACCATCCTCGCTCGAAGGTTTGCAAAGCTTGACACAGTTAGTGCTTTCTTATAATCAGCTGTCAGGATCCCTTCCAGCATTTCGATCATCTGTGGCAGTCGATTCCACAGGAAATCCAGATCTTCTTAACAGTACCGCCAACGCTTCAGACGTGATGACAAGCACCGAAGATCACAGCTCGGCTATATGGATTGCGGCAGTTTCATTTGTGGTTGGCTTCGTCATCTCTTTCTATGGGGATGGGATCAGAAACGGGTGGCTTACAGGTTGA
- the LOC119295305 gene encoding uncharacterized protein LOC119295305, whose protein sequence is MPINAKERLIHYVRNIEEHRAKRIELRAKKVKTQAGDAQQDEADIPIHGSKGDGWNELILQGMTILEKLATDQQNCSDICSTPDLLPKIMAPLHSETLIQDISIDAWADIVNGSLIVVHRLIHAPEWTGRRVHSEICSSKHAVSNLEEILDEGNGNVVELQMRAMEILTELAMDMQTDLSSKTIVNLIKKQLQIFLADGEPEEQDTKLVTKRLKVTAGKTLALLSKTVTISALVGREYENIVELLDAKNTIVYRTIAAEILENLCSHHQMDKEHVKTILLPKLLTQVLNSQREPTTEASQSNVSASGDDAEQQQLSILGNDEEKQLSEHKSQNKSTDQTIEERTAMMELQEAFLSLILVICSKQISADDLNVVALTIVTAEGEFVAKLKTIVEENCEATANSLRIVKLCGQIALTMMRRGQYSAHFKDQKFMETLSKASTIMSNLESCMLFAGTDCGAKKTVRPLFSDLVKEAQALAA, encoded by the exons ATGCCTATTAATGCTAAAGAAAGATTGATTCATTATGTCAGAAATATAGAGGAGCACAGAGCAAAAAGGATTGAACTCAGAGCAAAAAAGGTTAAAACCCAAGCGGGTGACGCCCAACAAGATGAAGCGGATATCCCAATTCATGGCAGCAAAGGAGATGGCTGGAACGAGTTAATTCTGCAAGGCATGACAATTCTTGAGAAGCTCGCGACCGACCAACAGAACTGCAGCGACATCTGCAGCACCCCTGATCTCCTCCCCAAGATCATGGCGCCTCTTCACTCTGAGACACTAATCCAAGATATCAGTATAGATGCATGGGCAGATATAGTAAACGGATCGTTGATAGTGGTTCACAGGCTCATCCATGCTCCTGAGTGGACAGGCAGAAGGGTGCACTCTGAAATATGTTCTAGCAAACATGCCGTGAGCAACCTGGAGGAAATTCTTGATGAGGGCAATGGAAATGTCGTAGAACTGCAGATGCGGGCCATGGAGATCCTGACAGAACTGGCTATGGATATGCAAACTGATCTCAGCAGTAAAACAATAGTAAATCTCATCAAGAAGCAGCTGCAGATCTTCCTTGCTGACGGTGAACCGGAAGAACAAGACACCAAGCTCGTCACGAAAAGGCTGAAAGTAACGGCTGGTAAAACATTGGCACTATTATCCAAGACAGTAACTATATCTGCGCTTGTAGGGAGGGAATATGAGAACATTGTTGAATTACTTGATGCTAAGAACACGATTGTATACAGAACAATAGCAGCAGAGATCTTGGAGAATTTGTGTAGTCACCATCAAATGGACAAGGAACATGTGAAGACTATCTTGCTGCCAAAG CTACTCACACAAGTGTTGAACAGCCAAAGAGAACCCACAACTGAAGCATCTCAAAGCAATGTTTCTGCATCGGGCGATGATGCAGAGCAGCAACAGCTTTCTATACTGGGAAATGATGAAGAAAAACAACTTTCGGAGCACAAGAGCCAAAATAAGTCCACCGATCAAACAATTGAGGAGCGAACTGCTATGATGGAATTGCAAGAAGCGTTCTTATCTCTTATTTTGGTGATATGCAGCAAACAGATCAGTGCAGATGACCTCAACGTCGTGGCTCTAACGATCGTCACAGCAGAAGGTGAATTTGTGGCGAAGCTCAAGACTATAGTAGAAGAGAACTGTGAGGCCACGGCTAACAGCCTAAGAATTGTCAAGCTTTGCGGTCAGATTGCTCTTACAATGATGCGGCGCGGCCAGTACAGCGcacacttcaaggatcagaaattcATGGAGACACTGTCTAAGGCTTCAACAATCATGTCTAACCTTGAAAGCTGCATGCTCTTTGCTGGTACTGACTGTGGAGCCAAGAAGACTGTCAGGCCCCTCTTCTCGGATCTTGTGAAAGAGGCACAAGCGTTGGCTGCTTAA
- the LOC119295307 gene encoding uncharacterized protein LOC119295307 translates to MASDRVEVDTARPFRSVKEAVAVFGEHILVGGSNSRYSSSAVAIADPHANATPNAKHEDCSRSSTATLSPDAMAEVDAEPVHEATAAIVPMYSAHSSPSFTPPRSAYGDDGELGCQDDEAGLAVVSSIKKLEAEVADTRREVLQLRKRGTEMEMAVASLNAQLHRGLSRLAEIEADKAAAAARCSIRGDADVMAAAMVRSERWAEKSSTYSSEYLPSFSHALSLGEIDDDLLGGRRRKAQKVKPIVPLIGDILFSKSFSKRKSGKDSGDLSGVLG, encoded by the coding sequence ATGGCATCTGATCGCGTCGAGGTCGACACCGCCCGCCCTTTCCGGTCCGtgaaggaggcggtggcggtgTTCGGGGAGCACATCCTCGTCGGCGGGAGCAACTCCAGATACAGCAGCAGTGCGGTTGCCATTGCCGATCCGCATGCCAATGCCACCCCTAACGCCAAGCACGAAGATTGCAGTAGGAGCAGTACCGCCACCCTTTCTCCAGATGCAATGGCAGAGGTAGATGCGGAACCGGTGCATGAGGCAACGGCAGCTATTGTGCCTATGTACTCCGCGCACTCCTCGCCGTCGTTCACGCCGCCGCGTTCGGCGTATGGCGACGACGGCGAGCTTGGTTGCCAAGACGACGAGGCCGGGCTCGCGGTCGTGAGCTCCATCAAGAAGCTGGAGGCGGAGGTGGCCGATACGAGACGGGAGGTGCTGCAGCTGAGGAAGAGGGGCACCGAGATGGAGATGGCCGTGGCCAGCCTCAACGCGCAGCTCCACCGAGGCCTCTCGAGGCTGGCCGAGATCGAGGCCGACAAGGCTGCGGCGGCGGCACGGTGCAGCATCCGTGGGGACGCCGACGTGATGGCGGCGGCCATGGTGCGGAGCGAGCGGTGGGCGGAGAAGTCCAGCACGTACAGCAGCGAGTACCTGCCGTCCTTCAGCCACGCGCTGAGCCTCGGCGAGATCGACGACGACCTGCTCGGCGGCAGGAGGAGGAAGGCGCAGAAGGTGAAGCCCATCGTGCCCCTCATCGGTGACATCCTCTTCTCCAAGAGTTTCTCCAAGAGGAAGAGCGGCAAGGACAGCGGGGATCTCTCCGGCGTGTTAGGGTGA